From a region of the Mycoplasma miroungigenitalium genome:
- a CDS encoding MAG5150 family histidine triad lipoprotein, with the protein MKQKFKLIIGTTSAFAPIMALAASCSQTQNSKPEPKPNTQQDSELTETQKVKKIFAEFIEIINEIKQNFGSNQEQFLSKNTNFSEFSNKFSLLTNENNSESISSLIKKFSDITTVGNYILTEDEYANWLESDKELYKEWFTTNAGVELVKNSLGIIDDAKIQIQTNTKKIALENNANSIWAFQDYLNDLGNKNFEDKTIQEKLTKLKNFFSDYIYNAEKWNEDQHDSLHDEHNHGSDNHTHTHSHATLNISLNSIRQNKEFIHEFVEVIGLRKDFEKLTNENKRQYWLTNLFDKIKFDKDKLLKIADDAEQELEQHRKLAIKALDKIKEIENIINPN; encoded by the coding sequence ATGAAACAAAAATTTAAACTAATTATCGGAACAACATCTGCTTTTGCACCAATTATGGCACTAGCAGCTTCTTGTTCACAAACACAAAATTCAAAACCTGAACCAAAACCAAATACACAACAAGATTCAGAATTAACTGAAACTCAAAAAGTTAAAAAGATATTCGCAGAATTTATTGAAATTATTAACGAAATTAAGCAAAACTTTGGTTCAAACCAAGAACAATTCTTAAGCAAAAATACTAATTTCTCTGAATTTAGCAACAAATTCAGTTTGCTAACCAACGAAAACAATTCAGAATCTATCTCATCGTTAATTAAAAAATTTTCTGACATCACAACTGTCGGAAATTACATTCTAACTGAAGATGAATATGCCAATTGATTAGAAAGTGATAAAGAATTATATAAAGAATGATTTACAACTAATGCTGGTGTAGAATTGGTCAAAAATTCCCTAGGAATTATTGATGACGCTAAAATTCAAATCCAAACAAATACTAAAAAAATTGCCTTGGAAAATAACGCAAATTCAATTTGGGCCTTTCAAGATTACCTAAATGATCTAGGCAACAAAAATTTTGAAGATAAAACAATTCAAGAAAAATTAACTAAATTGAAAAACTTCTTTAGCGACTATATTTACAATGCAGAAAAATGAAATGAAGACCAACATGATTCTCTTCATGATGAACACAATCACGGTTCTGACAATCATACCCACACACACTCTCACGCAACATTAAACATATCTTTAAACTCGATTAGACAAAACAAAGAATTTATTCATGAATTTGTAGAAGTCATTGGTCTAAGAAAAGATTTTGAAAAATTAACAAATGAAAACAAACGTCAATATTGACTAACTAATTTATTTGATAAAATCAAATTCGATAAAGATAAACTTCTAAAAATTGCTGATGATGCCGAACAAGAATTAGAACAACACAGAAAATTAGCAATTAAAGCTCTTGACAAAATCAAAGAAATTGAAAATATAATTAATCCTAACTAA
- a CDS encoding YneF family protein, with protein MGLTGWILTVIFCSIAMGCVGGFIGFFIARSKIQKQIKENPPITEKMVRAMFLQMGRKASEQQVRNVMRSIYAAKDN; from the coding sequence ATGGGTCTTACTGGATGAATATTAACAGTAATTTTTTGCTCAATAGCAATGGGTTGCGTTGGAGGATTTATTGGCTTTTTTATTGCTCGTAGTAAAATCCAAAAGCAAATTAAAGAAAACCCTCCCATTACTGAAAAAATGGTTAGAGCAATGTTTCTACAAATGGGTAGAAAAGCTTCTGAACAACAAGTCAGAAATGTTATGCGTTCAATCTACGCTGCTAAAGATAACTAG